In candidate division WOR-3 bacterium, the sequence TGAGGTACGAAAAAAAATCGGATACGCATTTCAAAATGGTGCTCTTTTTGATTCCATGACTGTTGAAGAAAATATCCGGTTACCCTTAGAAGAATGCTCCTGCCTTAATGAAAAAGAGATTAGTGCGCGAGTAAAATCAGTATCTCAAATGTTACATCTTGACGCTTGGTTTCTTAAGAAAAACTGTGCCCAACTATCTGGTGGTGAACGAAAACTGGTTGCAATTGGCCGTGCCATTATTAATAATCCAACTTATCTTTTATACGATGAACCGACTACCGGTCTTGACCCGATAACTCATGATAAAATCTGTGATGTGATTAAAGAGTTAAATAAACCCGGTATTCTTGTGACCCATAATCTAAACACAATCAGAAAGATTGACATCAAGACAATCTACCAATTACAATCAGGGAAACTAACTTCTCTATGTCTATGAAAATAACAGTTAGAACCTCTTTACAAAAGTCAATTCTTTGCTGTGAAGACACTAAATTTTTCTGTGGCTTCAGTGTCTTCAGTGGCAATTTAAGAATTTATTAATTAAGGAGTATTATGACTCGGTCAAAGCCAATCGTTGTTATTATCTTTGTTCTTATCA encodes:
- a CDS encoding ATP-binding cassette domain-containing protein translates to LLGGSGTGKSVILRSIIGLEKPDRGQIIFEDSDITKLKEKELFEVRKKIGYAFQNGALFDSMTVEENIRLPLEECSCLNEKEISARVKSVSQMLHLDAWFLKKNCAQLSGGERKLVAIGRAIINNPTYLLYDEPTTGLDPITHDKICDVIKELNKPGILVTHNLNTIRKIDIKTIYQLQSGKLTSLCL